TCCGATGCCACTTCGAGTGGAACGCCACCGCCGCTGCGAAGGCGAGGTCGGGATCCCCGGCGAAGACACCGGCGAGGCGGCCGCCCCGCTGGAAGTCGAGCTGGACCAGGAAGGCCGGCGGCGCGAGGGCGGCCGCCGTTCGGATCGCCTCGTGCACCGGGTTCGACTCGAGGATTCCCGGTGCCGCCGACTGCGTGTCTCCGGCGCGGAGGATCGCGGAGATCGTCGCCTCGTCGGCGCAGCCCGTCGCGACGAGCGCCGCGCCCCCTCCGAATCCGGCGAGGGGGTCGAACGAGGTGCCGCCGACGAGGACCAGCTTGTCCGCCCTGGCGACCTCGCGGTCCACCCGCACGACGCCCAGGCCACGCGCGCGTCCGAGCGGCTCGAAGAGGACACCCTGTGCATCTGTCCCACCCGGGAAGGGATCGCCGAGCGTCGTCCCCCGGGCCGTCCGGATCGAGATCGCGGAGGCGCCGCTCCCGAGCACCACCTCCCGGATCCGATCGAGCACCGCCCCCGCGAGCGCCTCGAGGCCGTGCTGGACCACGATCGCGACCCGATCCCCCGGCTCGACGAAGACGGCGAGGGAGGGCGCCCCGAGCGGTCGGGCGAGGGCCCCCTCGAGCGTGGCGCGCGGATCCGGCACCGGCGGAGGCTCGGAGCCCCGGAGGCGGATGGCGTCGCGGAGGCGGTCGGGGAGGGCGAGGCTTCCCCGCCCGTAGCGGAGCTCGCTCGCACGCGCCTGCCCGGCCGCCAGGTGTGGGTGCGCGCAGGAAGCGTTGGGCATGCTCATCTCTTCTTCAAGGCAGGGCGTGGCGAAGCATCGACCCGGGCCTCGTGGAATCGGGCCCGGAGCCGGCATAGGGTGGTCCGGCTTCGTAGTTGATTCAACATGTTCGCCGCGAAGAGGACGAGGTTGGAGGACCGGGTCAGCGAGAACGAGCGCGAGGGCTACGTAACGGCCGAGGACGGCACCAGGCTCTGGTACCGCAAGGCCGGGAGCGGGCCGGTGCTGGTGTGCCAGAACGGGGTGGGCGTCACCATCACGTTCTGGGAGCAGATCGCCGAGCGCTTCGCCGCCCAGGGGTACTCCACGCTGCTCTGGGACTATCGGGGGCACGGGAGGTCGGACGACCCGCGCAATCCCAAGGCCTTCACCCTGGAGACCTGCGTCGAGGATCTGCGGCTCCTCCTCGATCGGCTCGGTGTGGAGCGGGCCTGCCTGCTCGGCCACTCGATGGGCGCCCAGCTCGGCTGGGAGTTCTATCGCGCGCATCCCGAGCGGGTGTCGGGCCTCGTCCCGGCACTCGGCACCTACCGCGACGCCATCTCGACCTTCTACGATCTGCCCTGGCTCGCGCCCCGGATCTTCGACGTCGCCAGCGTGACGTCCTACGCGTTCCCCGGCCTGGTGAAGCGCCTCACGGGGATCCCGGCGTGGCAGCCGGGCCTCGCCGACCGGGTGATCCGCAAGCTCTCGATCGTCCATCCCACGCTCTCACCGAAGGACTGGGTCCCCGGCTACCTCCGGCACATGGCGCGGCTCGATCCGAAGGTCTTCTTCGCGCTGGCCAAGGGGATCCGCGATCACGACGCCACCGATCTGCTGCCGCGCATCGACGTGCCGGTGCTGGTGGTGGCCGGAGACCGCGATCTCTTCTGCCCGCCGAGGGTCGCCCGCGAGATGGCGGAGCTCATCCCGTCGGCGGAGCTCCTGGTGATCCCCGGCGGATCCCACGCCGCCCTGATCGAGCAGCCCGGCCTGGTCGACCTGCGGCTCCGGCGCTTCCTCCGCGAGCGCGTCTTCCCGAACGGTGCTGCCGCCCACGCGCGCCTGACGCTGCACGAAGGCGGCCGGGCGGCGGGCTCCGTGGCGCCGAAGAAGGACGTGGTCGACACGGCGTCCTGAGCGAGCGCGCTCGGCTTGACGCGGCCAGACGGCGCGGCCGATCCTGGCCTCCTTCGCACCGGGAGATCCCATGGTCCGCGCGCTCCTGCTCTCGACGCTCCTCTCTGCCTCGCTCCCCGGCCTCGCGCTGGCGGACGCCGACGTGCCCGATGCACGGGAGGAGAAGAAGGTGGACGTGGCGGAGCTTCGCGCCCGCCGGGCTGCTCTCGAAGAGGAGCGCGACGCGGCGAGGATGAACGCGAACATCTACGTCCTGCCGCGCTACCGCCTCGAGGCCATCGACAAGCAGAAGGAGATCGACCGCATCGACGCCGAGCTCCGGGCGGCCGAGGCGGAGGAGCGATAGCTCGCCCTTACCCCGCCCCGTCCAGCTCGGGCGGCGGCCCGGCCTTCGTGAGCTCCCGGATCACGCTCGTGGCGTAGGTGCCCGGCGGGAGCTCGAACTCCAGCCGGATCCCGTTGTCCTCCCTCTCGATTGACAGCGCGAGCGGCAGGCGCAGCGCCCTGCGGGCGCCCATGGCGTCCCGGCTCGCCGCGAGGTGCTCGGGTCCAACGCCGGTCTCGGCGAGGATCGCGTCCTCCAGCCTCGCGGGCTCGCCGACGGGGGAGGGCCGCACCTTCGCGCCGGGAAGCGGTCCGGTGATCGAGCACTCGAAGGACGCGACCCTGGGGAGGTCGACCGACGGCTCGGCGCAGACGAATAGTCCGCCGGCCGGCAGCTTCTGGAGCACGTCGCCCTCGAGCGGCGTCGCCCAGGTCCCTTCCTCGAGCCGCGCCGCGAGCACGCGGTTGAAGATCCCGCTCTGGAAGGCGCTCACCAGGAACCGGCGCATGCGGTGATCCCGCAGCGCGCGGCGCGCCCGCGGATCGTCCTTGCCGAGGAGGAGCAGCCGGCCGACCTCGGCATTGTCGCCGCTGCGACCGAAGCGCTGCGGGCCGAAGTAGTTGGGAAGCCCCCGTTGCCGGAGCGCTTCGGCGATGGCGTTGGCACGCACGGCCCCGGCCTCGTCCACGCCGCGGAGGAGGATCCGGAAGCGGTTCCCTCGGAGGTGGCCGGTGCGGAGCTTGTTCCCGTGCCGGGCCGCCTCGAGCACCCGCCACCCCTCGCCAGCGAGCGTGAGTGCTTCGGCGGGATCGATCCGCGCGAGGCTCAGCCACTGTGTGGTGACGGCGTGCCGATCCTTCAGCCCGGCGACGCCCACGTCGCGCTCGGGGAAGCGCAGGGCCCGTGAGAGCTCGGCGACCACCTCGCGGGTGTCACGGCCGCGCTTCTCTACCCGGACGAAGACGTGCTCGCCCTCGCCGCTCGGCAGGTAGGCGGGGAGCTCGTCGACCCGGAAGTCCTCCGGCACGGCCTTGAAGAGGGCGGGGACCCCGGGGAGATCCCGGGTCGCAAACGGGAGCGGCCCCGCCGCAGCAGAGCCGCCAGTGGAATCCTTCACTAAAAGTCTCAGCGATCGAAGGCGGTGCGCGAGCGCTCGGCCTTCTCGTACATGGTCACGCCCTCGGCGGCGATCCCCGCGGCGCGGGTGAGGGCCTTCGCCCAGAGGTCGCCGTCCTTGAGGCCCTTCGGCGCGGTGTAGACCTGGGCGCCCTTGCCGCCCTGGCCCACGAAGGCCGAAAGGATCTTCTCGTACGCCGCGCGCTTGGCGGGATCGGACTCCCTCACCATCACCTTGCGCAGCTTGCCGTCCGTGCCCAGGCCCAGGCCGACCGTGATCGTCTCGCTCGTCTTCGGGACCGCGATCTCGGCGAAGGTGAGGTAGCCCATGCGGTCCGCGACCTTGAGGAGATCGAGATCCACGGGGCGCCACGGGACGAGCCGGACCCCCTCGTTCCTCTTGCGCTCGCCCTTGTAGACGGTGAGCACCACCACATCGAGGTCGCTCTGCGCCAGCTGGAGCTTGAGCTTCTCGTTGAGGCGCTGGGCGCCGTACTCGTCGATCTGGAAGCCCTTGGCCGTGAACTTGGCGGCGCCGGGGAAGAAGTCGTCGACGGCGAGCCGGTCGGCGCGGAGCCACTCCACCAGATCCCAGGTGTCCAGGGAGGAGAGGTTGGAGAACGCGTGGCCGGCGATCGTCCCCTCGCGTCCCTGGCCCTTGCGGATCGCGCGGCGCAGCTCGGCGTCGGAGCGCTGGGCCATGAAGGCGTCGTCGGTGAGGTCGGGAAGGGTGCCGAGCTCCTTCTTGCCTGTGATGGCCTTCCGCCAGGCGTCGGAGCCGCTTCCGTCCACGCCGTGGCAGGATGCGCACTCCATGCGGAAGAGCTGGCCGCCGTGATCGGCGTCGCCGCGCAGGAGCCAATCCGCCGAGGCGGAGGCGGGCGCGAGGAGGAGGGAGGCTGCGAAGGGAGCGAGGGAGCCGAGAGCGAGCGTGCGCATGATCATCCTCCTCTTACTGGCGGGGGGCGATGGGGCCGCGGCCCCGCTTCGGAGAAGCATCTCGAGCCGCCGGCGCCGGACGCTTGGGATCTGCCGAGACCTCGAACTGCGGCCACGAGCGGACGCTGCTGGCGAGGCCGAACCGGAACTGGGTGTGGCAGCGCATGCAGGCGTCGGCCTGTACGGACTGGAGCGCGTCCAGGGTCGTCGTGCGATTGGCGCCCGCCGTGAGGGCGCCCGTGCGATCGGCCAGCAGCTTCGCGAGCTGGTCGAAGTCGGCGGCGTGGCCCGCGGCGTTCCCCGGGGCCTTGCCGGCCACCTTGGCCACCTGCTCCTGGACCTGGGCGAGGGCCCGCTCCGCGTCCGGCGTGCCGGCGGCGCGCTCCAGGGCCATCCACCGCTTGCCGAGCTCCGACATCACGCCGTCGAGGCTCCGGTCGTCGGGAGCACGGGCGGGGATGAGCTCCTCGGCGCGGTCGTTCACGCCCCCCCGCCGCGCGGAGGCGTCGCTGGGGGGCGCCACGCCGATGAAGGCGTCGAACTGCGTCTTGTAGCCCGGCTTGCCGTCGGCGCGCTCGATCTGGACCAGGTAGGCGCCGTTTGCACGCGGAGTGAAGTGCATGCCCCAGGTGCCCGGCTGTTCGAGGGCATGCACCTCGAAGGTGCGCGCCTTCTCGGGGCCGGAGATCGTCACGACGAGCTTCGCAGGCGCCGCCGGCTTGCGATCGCCGAGGAAGGGATCGGGGATGTGGAGGATCTCCTGGATCTTCCAGACCAGCTCGACAGACTCGCCGGCGATGGGGCGGCCGGGCTTCACCGAGAAGGTGAACTGGAGGTCTCCGACGCGCTTGCTGGTCCGGGACTCGGCGGGGAGGAGGACCGGGCCCCTCTCCACGGCAGCCTGCACGTTCACCGACGAGAGGCCCTGGAACTCGGCGGGCGCCTCCGGCTCGGCGGCGACCGGCGCCGCGGCCTTGGCGGCCGACTCCTCGGGCTCCGCCTTGGGCGGCGGCGCCACGACCTGGGTGCCAGGGGCCATCACCGGGCGCTTCCGCGCGGGCTCGGCGGGAGCGGCCGGAGCCGGCTCGGGCTCGGGGGACGGAGGCGGCGCCTCGACCTTGGCAGCGCCGGGCGCCGTCACCGGCCTCTTGGCCGCGTGGGCCTGCTTGGCAAAGGTCCCCGCAAGCAGCGAGGTTCCGAGTACGAGCGCGGCAGCCGTCAGGGCTGCGCGCGAGGGGGGAAGACGCACGTTGGACCTCGCTCTCTCTCGCTCAGGGCGAGAGGCGGTATCGGATCAGGGCACGGCCCACTTGCCGCCGTTGGACGACCATCGGAGCTCGTCGTCGATGGTGAAGCGAAGGAGCTCCGGCATCAAGGGGAGCTCGTGCTTTCGGCCGTTGATGAAGATCGACGGGGTGCCCTGCAGACCGAGGCGAATGCCCTCGGCCTTCTGCCGGTCGACGATCGGGCTGAGCTCGTCGGCCTTGACGGCGCGGACGAGGGCCTGGGGATCGAGGCCGACCTTGGCGACGAGCTCCTTGATCACCTCCACCGAGAGGCGCTGCTGGTTCTCGAAGACCAGGTCGTGGAGCTCCCAGAACTTGCCGTGGCGCTGGGCGAAGACGGTGGCCTGGGCGGCGCTCGAGGCGTTCGAGTGGCCGGGCAGGGGGAAGTGCATGAAGCAGAGCCGCAGATCGCTCCGCTCGGCCTGCAGCCTCTCGAGGACCGGCCTCGCGGCGGCGCAGTGGGGGCACTCGAAGTCGGAGAACTCCACCACGGTCACGGGAGCGTCCGCGGGGCCGCGGCAGGCGGCGCCGGCGAGATCGATGGTCTGCCGCTGCGCCTTCTCGAACGAGCGGTAGTAGCGGTTGTACGCGGTGAGGGCCTCGGAGCGGCTCGCGCCCGCGTTCAGGATCGTCCGCAGGAGCTGAAGGCCCCGCGTCGCGTTGGCCTTGCACGGGAGATCCTCCCGGAGGCAGCCGGCGAGCGTGTAGGGGCTGCCATCGAAGACGAACTCGTCCTGGGCCGCCGAGATCAGGTTGTCCCGGACGAAGGAGGGGAGGGCTTCCATCGGGAAGCCGGGGAGCGCCGCGGCGGCCTCCTCCGGGCTCATCGCGGCCTTCACCGTCTGAGCGGGCTTCTCGGGAGCCGGCTTTTCGGGAGTCGGCACCTTCGAGGTGGCCGCACGGCCGTCCTCGCGGGTGCAGGCCGACGCGAGGACCGCGATGGCGATGAGGAGGGAGAATGAGGCTCTGCGCATGCTCGAAGTCACTTCCCGGGGCCGTCCTGTAATCGAATCGGGCGGCATCCTAGCGAACGGTTGTCAAGATTGTAAAGGCTCGTTTCCCCTGCTAATCCCGCTGTCCGAGGGAGCCGGCGACGGCGCCGGGAGGGGGAGCCTGCCATGCCAACGGCCGAGCGAGAACGATCCAGGGCCGGAATTCTGACCGCGCCGCCTTCCCACGTGCCGGGCGCCGCAGCGCCGGAGGCGAGGGGCCGGCGCGAGCCTCTCGCGGGTCCTGACGGAAAGCCCTGGTGGGAGAGCTACTTCGGGCCCGACTACCCGCTGCTCTATCCCGAGAAGACGCGGGAGTCGGGGGAGGCGGAGGTCCGGTCGATCCTCGCCGCCCTCGCGCTCCGGCCCGCCGCCCGGATCCTCGACGTCGGCTGCGGGGCGGGCCGCCACGTGCTGGCGCTGGCGAAGCAGGGTTACCGGGTGACGGGCCTCGATCGCTCGCCCGAGCTCCTGGCCTCGGCGGCGAGCGCCCGTGAGGCCGAGGGCCTCTCGCTCGAGCTCCGGCTCGCGGACATGCGCAGCCTGCCCCTGGAGAACCTGGAGCCGGTCGACGCCGTGCTCTCGATGTTCACGTCCTTCGGCTATTTCTCCGAGGCCGAGAACGAGCAGGTGGCCCGGGGCATGGCCGCCTCGCTGGTGCCGGGCGGGCGGCTGTTCCTCGACCTGAACAACCGCGAGCTCCTCCAGGAGGCCAACGGTACCCGGACCTGGGCCGCTCGGCCTGGCGGCTACCTCCTGGACGAGTTCGGCTACGACACGGATCTACGGCGCTTCCACGGTAGGCGGATCCTGCTGGCCGACGGCCGCGAGCGGCGGTACGTCTTCGACCACCGCGCCTGGTCGGAGCAGGAGATCCGGGGCCTGTTGAAGAAGGCTGGGCTCCGGGTCCTGGCGGTCTACGGCACGCTGGAGAGGACGCCGTTCAACCTCCGCGCGCCGCGGATGGTGGTGCTGGCAGAGAAACCTTGAAGAACGCTCGTTTACCCAAAGTACTGCTCATTCATACCGGTGGAACACTGGGGATGGCGGGCCGGCGGCCCGGCCCCTTGCGCCCCTCCTCCTTCGTCGAGGCCCTGCGCGAGCGGGTCCCCGAGCTGTGGCGGATCGCCCGGCTCGAGCTGGAGATCCACTCCAACGTCGACTCCTCGGACATCAGCCCGGCGCTCTGGCAGACGCTGGCCCGCCGCATCCACGAGAGGCTCTCCGCCTTCGACGGCGTCGTGGTCACCCACGGCACCGACACCATGGCCTACACGGCGGCGGCGCTCTCCTTCATGCTGCGGAACCTGCCGCGCCCGGTGGTCCTCACAGGCTCGCAGGTGCCCATCGGAGAGATCCGCACCGACGCGCGCCTCAACCTGATCGACGCGGTGACGGCGGCCGCCAGGGGGCCGGAGCTCCCCGAGGTGGTGATCTGCTTCGACTCGAAGCTCTTCCGCGGCAACCGGTCGCGGAAGCAAAAGATCGCCGAGTACGACGCCTTCGCCTCGCCGAACCTGCCGCCCCTCGGCGGCCTGGGGGTGGAGGTGACGATCGCGCCGGCTCGGCGCCCGCGGGGGACCTTCCAGCTCCTCGATCGCCTGGAGACGCGGATCCACTCGCTGCCGGTCTTCCCGGGGATCGATCCCGCACCCCACGTCGCGCACCTCGCGAACGGGGAGGTCAAGGGCCTGGTCGTCTCGGCCTTCGGCGCCGGGAACTTCCCGATCCAGGGGCCCCGCTCGCTGCTGCCGCTGTTCTCGCTCGCGCGGGATCGGAAGGTCCCGGTCCTCGTGACGTCCCAATCCGAGCGCAACGCGGTGGCGCTCTCGCTCTACGAGTCGGGGGCGGCGGCGCTGGAGCTCGGCGCCATCGGCGCCGGCGACATGACGCCGGAAGCCTCGGTGGTGAAGCTCATGCACGCGGCGGCCTACGGACGCGGTTTGGCGGGCGTGCGGCGGATCCTCGAGGCGAACGTCGCCGGCGAGCGCACGCCGGGGACCTGAGGGCGTCCCGCCTTCGCGAGCAGCGACCGCTCGGCGCCGCGTTGCGTGGGCGCCTGGATCAACCTGGCGGCGGCAGCTCGATCGGCGAGCCGTCGGGCACCGTCTCCGGCGCCTCCTCCTGGTTCACCGGGGGTGTCTCCTCCTCCCACTCCCACGGCTCGGCAGGGGCGGGCACGTCGCCGCCCGCCCGATTGCTCCCAGGGAGCGCGCGTGGACGAGTGAGGTCGGCGAAGCGCTCGTCGCCGCGGACGGGGTCGAAGTCCGCCGCCGTCCGGGCCTGCATCCGGTAGAGGGCCGGCTCCGCCTCGATCGCTTCCTCCAGGGACGCGAGGATCGCCCCGATCGGCGCGCCGGATCGGGCCAGGAAGCGCGCCCGCACGAAGGCCAGGGTCGGGTCCGGCGCCTCGAAGGAGGCGGCGCGGGAGAGCGCGGCCTCTGCCGCCGGCAGCGATCCGGCCTCGAGGGCGAGCCTCGCCCGCTCCGTGTACAGCCGCGACGCGCCGGCCCAGAGATCGACGACGACGAGGTCCTCGGTCCTCAGCGACCCCGTGCCCGTCCGGACCGCCAGCGCGGCGACGTCAGGGCCGAGGAAGGCCAGGGAGAGATCGCCCGCGACGATCCGCCCGACCTCCGCCTCGTCGTCGCCGTCGGGCCCGCGCAACACCGCGATCCACGCCTCGCCGTAGCGCGGGTCCCTTCGGCGCTCGACGAGCAGGCGGAAGCCCTCGAGCCTGCCCCGCAGCGCGAATGACGGAATCGGTCCCGCAGGAGCGGGCCCGATTCCGTCAGCCGCGGTTCTCGCGGTCGCGCTCTTGCGTGGCTCCGCGTTCGGCTTCGCGTGCGCGGCGATCGGCGCAGCGTGATCGGCCTCGCCGGGCAGCGCCGGAAACCGGGGAAAGAGGCTCGAGAGCGGCGCCCCCGCCGAGACGGCCGCGAGGGCCTCGTCCACGCGAAGGGCCTCGCCGCCTTCGAGGGCCGGGAGGGTCGCGTCGCCTTCCCCCCGCCAGATGGCGTGGCGCCTGCCGGAGGCCTCCAAGAAGGAGAGGGTGACCCTGGGCGGAATGGAGTCGCCTGCCTCGAGCTCGGCCTCGACGAGCACGCTCCGCTCCACGAGGCCCCTGGGGATCACGCCCACGATCGATCGCACGTGGAGGACCTGCTCGTCCGGTCGGATCGCGCCGTGGGCGCAGCCCGCGAGCGCCAACAGGAGAAGGCCCGCGACGGCGGCAGCCTTCACCTCGTCACCTCGATCGACACCCGGCGCGTAGCGGTCATCCGATCGGAGTCGGTCGCCAGGAGCTCCAGCTCGATCGTCTTCCCGACGGCGTTCGAGGGCGCCCAGAGCGAGGCGCAGGAACCGGCGGACGCGATCGGGGCGCCCGGGCACTCCGTTACCTCGAGATCCACCCTCGGTGAATCCGGCGTCCAGACCTGCCTCCAGCGCATGGCCAGCGATCCGCCGCCCGCTGCGCTCGAGGCCGATCCGTCGAGGAGGGTCGCCTTCCCCGCGACGGCCTCTGTCGGGGCCGCGATCGCCAGGCGAGGAGGCTCGAATCCTGGAGGAGCCACGTGCACCACGGCGTAGTCCGGGGGGCTGGAGAGCGGTCCTCCGTCGCGGATGACGACCTGGAACGAGAGATCGACGGGGCTGACGCCGATCGGGGCGACGAACGATCGGGCACCGAGGCCGGGGTGGCAGCCCTGAGCAGGGCTGAGCTGGACCTCCGGGCCCAGCACCTGCTCCCAGCAGGTCTCGAGGGAATCGGGATCCGAATGGTCGACGTCGGTAACCTCCAGGACGACCGGCTCGCCCGCGGCGACGAAGCCGTCCGACGACGAAGGAACCCTCGCCCTGGCGTGCAAGGGCGGGCGATCGGTCGGAGGGAGCCACTGGACGATCGCTGCCTTCGGCGCCGCCCGAACGCGATTGAACCTCGCCTCGAAGGCGACGGCCACGGTCCGGGGCCAGCCGGACCCGTGGGGGAGCCAGAGCTCCTGGCGCTCCAGGTCCGCCAGGGGCGCGTCCCCGAGCAGGGCGCGGTAGGAATGGAAGGCGAGGTTATCCCGCTTTTCCGGATCGCCCATGGTTGCGACGAACTTCACCTTGGGGGGATACCGAGCGGCTTCCCTCTCCACGAGGAGAATGTCCCCGACCCGGGGGAGGTCGTCGGGAAAACCGATGTCCGACGTGGGTGGATCGATACGAGTCGCGCTCTTCCGCACGATGACGCGCAGGTAATCGGGGGCCGCGCAAAACGGCGGCTCGCGACCGGCGTCCGATTCGCTGCAGAGCCTGGCGCGGTTGCCGTCGCCCATCCGTCTGTGGGCCTCGACCTTGAAGTCGAGCACGCCCTCTTCGTCAGGGGCCACGAAAGAGGCGGCTCCGTCACAGGGATCGTCGATCTGCACGGCGCCCTCGATCTGCGTCCAGCAGAAGGGCAGAGTCGCGGAGACGCATGAAGCGTCGCCTCCCTCGGCCAGGCACGCCGGATCCGCGAACCTCGGCGCGGGCAGCTCGACCCTCGTGCGCGGGCGGACGTCCTGATCCGCCGCACCCAGCACGACCGGCGCGGGCAGGAGCTGCGCGGGATCGTCGACGAGCTCGATGGCGAGCCGATCGATGGAGCGGGTCGTGCCGTCGTCCAGGGTGAGCCGGAACACCAGGCGATCGGTCTCGCGGGCCGAGCGCGAGGGCGCGACGAAGGTCGTGACGAGCGCGGCTGGATCGCTCAGGGCCACCCGCGGCCCGGCCTCCTGGGTCCAAAGGACCGAGAATGCCCTGGCGTCCTCGGGCGGAAAGCTCCCCCGCCCGTCGAGACGAACGAGCATGCCCGGGAGCGCCTTGGCGTCGGGGCCCGCGAGGGCGAGCGGCCCTCCCTTCGGCAGCGACGGCTCCGAGCCGATCGATCCTCCCGAGCCGCCGGCGCCTTCGCCGGAGAAATCCCTGGAGCTCGCGCCGCAGGCGCCGAGCGCGAGGGCCATCACGGCCAGGAAGGCGGGGAGGAGGTGGCGCATCGGATCTACATCCTACATTCCTCCGGCGTCGATCGATGCATATCCTGGCGATCCGCCGGAGCCTCGCGAAAGCGACGCCTCTGCGCGTCCGGGGCCGCCATGACTCTTCGAAGGATCCTGCCCGTCCTCGCCGTCCTCTCGTGTGTGACTTCCGAGCGAATCCCGCCGCCGAAGGCCCCGGAGCTCATCGGCTCCCGGCCCGCGATCGGCCGCAAGATCGAGCTCGAGCTCACGGCGAACGGCGGGCCGCTCGTCCTGGGCGCCGCCGTCGGAAAAGTGACGCTGCTCTGCGTGCTCGGGCGGAGCGGCGATTCGACGGCGGATGCCTGCCGGACGGCGCAGCTGCGCTGGGGCGATCGCATCACGGTGGTCGGCCTCGCCACGAGTGAAGAGGTGTCGATCGCGGACATCCCGTTCCGCACCTACGCGGATCCGGACGGCGTGGCGCTGAAGGATCGCTTCGAGCTCGGACCGGAGTCCAAGGTGATCCTCACCGACACCCGCGGCCGGGTCGCCAAGGTGATCGAGCCGGACGACCTCGGCGCGGTCGAGGAAGCGCTGCGCTCGCTCATCGAATAGCCGCGTCGGTTGTTTGACGACATCCCCCCAGGAGGCTATAAACCGGGGCTTCTACCAGCCCGCCAAAACCCATCGCTGCGCGTGAAAACCGGCGCGCACGCCCGGTCCGAAGGTGCAGCATGGCCCGCCTCTCCGTCCTCGTCTTGACCCTCCTCGCGGTCGCCGCCACCGGCGCGACTCTCTACCTGGACGGACCCGAGGCGATGCGCGCCGCCGAGCGGCAGCTCGACGAGCGCCTCCAGGCGTCGGCGAAGGCCGCAGGTGCGTTGATCGCCGCCTCCGCTGCGCCCGCAGCCGAGCCTCCGGCGGAGAAGGCCCAGGCCGCCGCGAAGCGCGACGGGAAGGGTGACGCCGTACAGGATCCGGTGGGCGGGACCGCAGCCGAGACCCACGAAGAGGCCTTCGACGCCGCGCTCGCCGGGCGCCTCGCCGGCCTCGTGGGAGCCGACGTCACCCTGCTCCGCGGCGGCAAGGTCGAGGCCTCGAGCCTCGCTCCCGCCCAGCGGTCGGAGGTGGCGGCGTCGTCGGCCGGCGCGACCGCCTTCGGCTCTGGCGAGCTCTCGGGTGATCGCTTCTCCTTCTACGGCGCGCTGCCGCTGCCCCTCCTGGCGCCGCCGCCCGCCGCTCTTCGCGGATTCCGCATGGCGGTCCCCGGGGTCGACGGCGGCGAGCTGATCGTCTCGGCTTCGACCGCCGACGCCATGGCGCCGATCGTCGCCTCCCAGGAGCGCGCGCTCGAGATCGCGCTCGCGGTGTTGCTCGTCGGCGTGCTCCTCGCGCTCCTCCAGGGGCGCAAGCGCGCGCCCGCCGGGCTCTCCCAGCTCGCGGACGCCGCCGAGCAGGCCGCGGAGGGCAGCGCCACGGCCCACGCCGCCGAGCACCTCTCCGGCGACCTCGGCCGCCTGGGCCGCGCGATCAATCGCCTCTCGGCCAAGGCGCGGCAGGCGGGCGTATCCGCCTCTTCGCTCCCCCTTGCAGCCCCGCCGCCGGAGCCTCCCTCCGACGTGGCCGACTCCTTCCCTTTCCAGGGAACGCCGTCCCGCGGCGAGCCCTCGTCGCTCCTCGGGGGAACGCCCGGCCCCGCGGCCGGATTCGAGCTCGGCAGCTCCGCGCCGTTTGGCGCCACGCCGGGGCCCTTCGCCGCCGAGCGCACCATCGAGCATCC
The Vulgatibacter incomptus DNA segment above includes these coding regions:
- a CDS encoding lactate racemase domain-containing protein, which produces MPNASCAHPHLAAGQARASELRYGRGSLALPDRLRDAIRLRGSEPPPVPDPRATLEGALARPLGAPSLAVFVEPGDRVAIVVQHGLEALAGAVLDRIREVVLGSGASAISIRTARGTTLGDPFPGGTDAQGVLFEPLGRARGLGVVRVDREVARADKLVLVGGTSFDPLAGFGGGAALVATGCADEATISAILRAGDTQSAAPGILESNPVHEAIRTAAALAPPAFLVQLDFQRGGRLAGVFAGDPDLAFAAAVAFHSKWHRITLEKPLDLVVASAGGDPFDRRLSDALPALAAACNAVRPGGAVILCAECPEEDAPGVAALSWLVTGIASGRITSARIASRVECAIISRAHPASILGVRGIRAVSDIAEALELIPAGRAGILEDGRTLPLVTAPAPR
- a CDS encoding alpha/beta fold hydrolase, which gives rise to MEDRVSENEREGYVTAEDGTRLWYRKAGSGPVLVCQNGVGVTITFWEQIAERFAAQGYSTLLWDYRGHGRSDDPRNPKAFTLETCVEDLRLLLDRLGVERACLLGHSMGAQLGWEFYRAHPERVSGLVPALGTYRDAISTFYDLPWLAPRIFDVASVTSYAFPGLVKRLTGIPAWQPGLADRVIRKLSIVHPTLSPKDWVPGYLRHMARLDPKVFFALAKGIRDHDATDLLPRIDVPVLVVAGDRDLFCPPRVAREMAELIPSAELLVIPGGSHAALIEQPGLVDLRLRRFLRERVFPNGAAAHARLTLHEGGRAAGSVAPKKDVVDTAS
- the truD gene encoding tRNA pseudouridine(13) synthase TruD, which translates into the protein MKDSTGGSAAAGPLPFATRDLPGVPALFKAVPEDFRVDELPAYLPSGEGEHVFVRVEKRGRDTREVVAELSRALRFPERDVGVAGLKDRHAVTTQWLSLARIDPAEALTLAGEGWRVLEAARHGNKLRTGHLRGNRFRILLRGVDEAGAVRANAIAEALRQRGLPNYFGPQRFGRSGDNAEVGRLLLLGKDDPRARRALRDHRMRRFLVSAFQSGIFNRVLAARLEEGTWATPLEGDVLQKLPAGGLFVCAEPSVDLPRVASFECSITGPLPGAKVRPSPVGEPARLEDAILAETGVGPEHLAASRDAMGARRALRLPLALSIEREDNGIRLEFELPPGTYATSVIRELTKAGPPPELDGAG
- a CDS encoding c-type cytochrome, with amino-acid sequence MRTLALGSLAPFAASLLLAPASASADWLLRGDADHGGQLFRMECASCHGVDGSGSDAWRKAITGKKELGTLPDLTDDAFMAQRSDAELRRAIRKGQGREGTIAGHAFSNLSSLDTWDLVEWLRADRLAVDDFFPGAAKFTAKGFQIDEYGAQRLNEKLKLQLAQSDLDVVVLTVYKGERKRNEGVRLVPWRPVDLDLLKVADRMGYLTFAEIAVPKTSETITVGLGLGTDGKLRKVMVRESDPAKRAAYEKILSAFVGQGGKGAQVYTAPKGLKDGDLWAKALTRAAGIAAEGVTMYEKAERSRTAFDR
- a CDS encoding DsbA family protein — translated: MRRASFSLLIAIAVLASACTREDGRAATSKVPTPEKPAPEKPAQTVKAAMSPEEAAAALPGFPMEALPSFVRDNLISAAQDEFVFDGSPYTLAGCLREDLPCKANATRGLQLLRTILNAGASRSEALTAYNRYYRSFEKAQRQTIDLAGAACRGPADAPVTVVEFSDFECPHCAAARPVLERLQAERSDLRLCFMHFPLPGHSNASSAAQATVFAQRHGKFWELHDLVFENQQRLSVEVIKELVAKVGLDPQALVRAVKADELSPIVDRQKAEGIRLGLQGTPSIFINGRKHELPLMPELLRFTIDDELRWSSNGGKWAVP
- a CDS encoding class I SAM-dependent methyltransferase gives rise to the protein MPTAERERSRAGILTAPPSHVPGAAAPEARGRREPLAGPDGKPWWESYFGPDYPLLYPEKTRESGEAEVRSILAALALRPAARILDVGCGAGRHVLALAKQGYRVTGLDRSPELLASAASAREAEGLSLELRLADMRSLPLENLEPVDAVLSMFTSFGYFSEAENEQVARGMAASLVPGGRLFLDLNNRELLQEANGTRTWAARPGGYLLDEFGYDTDLRRFHGRRILLADGRERRYVFDHRAWSEQEIRGLLKKAGLRVLAVYGTLERTPFNLRAPRMVVLAEKP
- a CDS encoding asparaginase, which codes for MAGRRPGPLRPSSFVEALRERVPELWRIARLELEIHSNVDSSDISPALWQTLARRIHERLSAFDGVVVTHGTDTMAYTAAALSFMLRNLPRPVVLTGSQVPIGEIRTDARLNLIDAVTAAARGPELPEVVICFDSKLFRGNRSRKQKIAEYDAFASPNLPPLGGLGVEVTIAPARRPRGTFQLLDRLETRIHSLPVFPGIDPAPHVAHLANGEVKGLVVSAFGAGNFPIQGPRSLLPLFSLARDRKVPVLVTSQSERNAVALSLYESGAAALELGAIGAGDMTPEASVVKLMHAAAYGRGLAGVRRILEANVAGERTPGT